From a single Vicia villosa cultivar HV-30 ecotype Madison, WI unplaced genomic scaffold, Vvil1.0 ctg.003613F_1_1, whole genome shotgun sequence genomic region:
- the LOC131641284 gene encoding uncharacterized protein LOC131641284 has protein sequence MALMGKLSHNELEYSFTIAKLSEQKFAEIDPKFICRFGNNITKTWTILNNQGVHHVLIYNKDEIHPLIISGWKDVEDFYNCPSNAVLEVGYYMDDNFSILNIKNIEDIEQLPFYHSRFWGANNIMVFDLGLTNVELCQTKLRLDEDFAALLKDYNYNCLNLCCDNGTRTILNLAYINTTYPTKLGPDWEEFCQTNMFKVGDTIRFRFDVRCPNKKCHVYKIH, from the exons ATGGCTTTGATGGGAAAACTTTCTCACAATGAATTGGAATACTCCTTCACGATAGCAAAGTTATCTGAACAG aaatttgcagaaattgatCCCAAATTTATATGTCGTTTTGGCAACAACATAACTAAAACATGGACCATCCTCAACAACCAAGGAGTGCATCACGTCCTCATTTATAACAAAGATGAAATTCATCCACTTATAATTAGTGGATGGAAAGACGTTGAAGATTTTTATAATTGCCCCTCCAATGCCGTTCTTGAGGTGGGTTACTATATGGATGACAATTTTAGCATCCTCAACATAAAAAATATAGAGGATATCGAGCAATTGCCCTTTTACCATAGCAGGTTTTGGGGAGCAAACAACATTATGGTTTTCGACCTCGGTCTAACAAATGTTGAACTATGTCAAACCAAATTG AGATTGGATGAAGACTTTGCTGCACTTTTAAAAGATTACAACTACAACTGTCTCAACTTGTGCTGTGATAATGGTACGAGGACAATCCTGAATTTGGCATACATAAACACTACGTACCCGACAAAGTTAGGACCCGACTGGGAAGAATTCTGTCAAACCAATATGTTTAAAGTTGGTGACACTATTAGGTTTAGATTTGATGTCAGGTGTCCAAATAAAAAATGTCATGTATATAAAATCCATTGA